The window attttttctccttctctcttttataTAAGTAATATTGGCATATGACAGTGTTCTTATTTCTCTATTACCCTACATTTCTTGTAAAATTAATATCCTCTAAATGCTGATGTTTTAGCATACTTAGAacaattatatgtatacatacgtattttttcttttagaagttttattctAAATCgggtttaaaagttttaattttattctaaatctTACTTTGATTAGTTGAAGTCATTGATTTTTAAGTGTAATACACAAGATAGTTAAAAGGGGTGAAAAGACATTCATTTACTTTTCTggtttaatattatatatatatatttaaatttttattattttttaaagattttatttatttgagagagggagagcagagcgagagagagagaaagagagaaagagcacaagctggggggaggggcagaaggagagggacaagcagactccccgctgagcagggagcccgatgctgggttcgatcccaggaccctgagatcatgacttgagctaaaggcagacgcttaaacgactgagccacccaggcgtccctaatcttatattttaaactctttaagAATGGGCATCATATTTTCTGCCTTTAGTTCTATTCATAATGCCTTGTGAATGAATTTATGAATGTTGTATTAGATTTTATCAAaccttttcatttaaaagaatgtCAGATAAATAGCTCTAAAAATTCTTTTATGGTATTATTGCTGTTGTGTATGATAGAGAATATTATAATATTAGTATGTTGAGTTGAGTTTATGCCATAGGATAATTGAGTATGTGAAGACAGCTGATAGTAACATTGGGGTACAATCCCTTTATCAGTTGTGTTATAAAGTGAAAATTTGTTTATCCCAATTGGATAAACATGGTTTAAATCcatacctttttcttttcctgtttagCCCCATTTCTGTGTCATCCCAATCTATGGATACGCTATGGTGCTGTAGGATTTATCACAGTGGTAGCTCATCAAATAAGTACAGCTGATGTATACTGCAAACTGATGCCTTACCTAGACCCATATATTACTCAACCAATAATACAGGTATGCTTGTTCCAACTTGGCCTCAGTCCTCTCCAAATTGTgcccgttaaaaaaaaaaggtttagaaagtcctatttttatttaaatttttaaagattgaattgGGCTACAGCATTTTCACATTCCTTTAAGCTAGTTAATGTTAATGGAACAAACAGTATTGAAGGTGAGAAAAGTTCAAGAGACTGTTGTGTTATACATCATTTTATGCATAATGTAGCACTCAATAGTTCATGCTTTATTATGTGCAGTGTTGTAAAACATGTGCTATTAAAGTGAAATACAGTGGAAATATTGATGGGCCTCTACTTTTATTGTAAAAAGTATAACTGATTTTAGCCGAAGTCAGCATTTATAATAAATTGGAAAAAGCCTTTTACAGATGTTCGTTTTCTTTGGACCAGTAACtggttctggtttttttttctgttctttttcattattttaatctaatcttttaaaatctgatttaatcttttttttttttttttaaatctaatgacTTGTgcccccctcctctcttcccataGCATAAATTTCAGGTTTTTGGTTTGTATAAAGCAGTTATTTACCCAACTTGTCAGCACTGACATGCTTTATCTTCCTAGAAAGCTAtcaaaaaataatctaaattgaGTGAACTGTTGAGAGATGATTCTGgctattaaaatattctgaattttttttttttttttttttactaaaactcTATTTCCCTTTTGCAAATTCACATGCTTCTAGCTTCTGCCACTTTTATATTCCAATGCACCTTTCCCTTGGTTGGAGAAAATGATCGTGGATATATTCTGGAAATGAGGAGGCTTTGGCTGTGCCTTCCATCCTTTTCCCCAGAGATTCATCCATTTTTGGGGATCATCATTCTTTGTTTCATAGTttgtagaatttttaatttttatcttagcaatttatatatacacatatatatgaaagatGGATAATATTACTagaaaatatgtctttttaattaattaatttttttaaaaagcttatttattttagtagTATCTCagtacccaacatggggctcaaactcacaaccccgagatcaagagttgcatgttcttccaactgagccagccaggcagtgCCCCagccttttctatttcttttatttaaaaaatttttttatatttttatttttcttaaagattttatttattcatttgacagagagagggagaaacagcacacaagcagggggagcggcaggcggagggagaagcaggctcctcactgagcagggagcccgatgcgggacccgatcccaggaccctgggatcatgacctgagctgaaggcagatgcttaactgactgagccacccaggcaccccaatttcttttaaagtttaataaattTTCTTGGAAATCTGGTCTAGGGATTCTCACTACTTTTGGTTACTTATTCCATTTAGAAGTTTGTTCATGAAACTTATAACACAATGTGGAGAAAGTATCCCTGGGAATTAAAAATTGCATTCATTTGTAGTAACTTAGTGGTAGTTTACTGTAATAaatctaacattaaaaaaaaatctgacattaGGTGGTTTTTTAGAAATCTACACCACTCTTTGTTTTCTCaggaatatatgtatatttctcaggagatatatatattttagtagtATCTCagtacccaatatggggctcatattttttttcttttttcattgctttattttttgaaaggcTAGGATTGGGAGTTGAGAGCCTAATTATCCATATGCTTCATAAATCTGCCTTTCTACAGTTTGAATTAGACAAAAGATACCCTTTTATGCTGGTTTGCACTGGCCAGCTTATCAGGTAGTTAAATATGTCTAAAGAAAATGCTCTTCGTTGTGGTTAGTATGCTCATCCTTTTTATTATATATCCATTGACAAGGAGGGTGTTTTTGGggataaaaaaaggaaggatttcATGAACTCTGTGGAGAGAGTAATGTTTTTTAAGAAGGGGTTGAATCTACTGGGAAACGTGATGATTGCTGGGCAGCCCTGTgactgttgagcatcttttctcaGTCAGTACCTGCTGGCTGTTAGACCTGTGAGCTCCAGGTACTTTTGATCTAGGAGATCATCTGACATTTTGGCATCCAGAAAAAGTCTctgtcattttctaaatttttctagCCTGGGTATATACTATTATTCTTCCAGTATGGAATACACATATGTGTACTCACATGCTAACTATGTAAAGAAAAACCTTAGCTCTTAAAGGTCActagtattcttttttcttctaagcaAAAATTGCAGATGTTGATTTCGCCcgttttttagaaaataaatacctaTATTAACTTTGCACAGGTTGTATTTACTGAATATGAAAATAACTGTACTATATGTTGTGTCTTTGgctaattctttttattttcctaatatagATTGAAAGGAAACTTGTCCTACTCAGTGTTTTAAAAGAGCCAGTAAGTCGTTCTATATTTGATTATGCTTTGAGGTCTAAAGATATTACTAGCTTGTTCAGACATCTTCACATGCGCCAGAAGAAACGAAATGGTTCTCTTCCTGACTGCCCTCCACCGGAGGATCCTGCCATCGCACAGCTTCTGAAGAAATTGCTCTCACAGGTTGTATCACCTTTCTGAAATCttgcatttaaacaaaaatttcataaaaacattCAAGCATCCatttagttattaaaaatatttttggttgatTAGGTTGCATCacaacaaatgagtaaataagcCTGGCAAATATCATATACATTTACCTTGGAATCTAGGAGATGCTAGGATGATGATAAGGCATTGGTTTGAGCTAAATAAGGAATGATGGTAGACCTATTAAGTTTGTTTTGTGATTATTGCCTATATAAATAAGGGAGAGAGTAGATATAACCTTAAATTTGAGTAATATTCTTGATTCAGTTCCAtaattcaccaaaaaaaaaaaaaaaccaagaagaagaaaaaaaattcaattagaaGAAACATTGCAAAGCACAGATGCAGGACAGAAAGATCCTGGTTTATTTCAGTCCAAATTTAGAGAGTTCTCACTACATGCAAACAGCTGATGTAACTGGGATTTATAATGCATCTTAGATTGAATAAACCAGGTACTACTGTATATTAAAAGCCTATGAATTTGGATCAATTAACAAATCTTGTTAGAACTAGGAAGTAGTCTTTTTATTATACTTGGAATTAGTAAGGCCTCTTTAGTGTCCTGTTTTAAGGAGGGATATATGGAACTTAAAGAAGTCAAGATAGAAATGAAAATGGTTAGAAATAAAGAATACGATTTCTGAATAAATGCTCCATGAGCCAGAAAGCAATTGAGAGATAACTTTAATGACTGTCTTTAAGTCTGTAGGACATTTTGATTAAGAGAATACTTGTCAGTCATGTCTTATCCAAGAAGAAGATGAGAAAATGCTTCAGTTGGCAGAGAGAATTTGTTAAGTTTGAAGATATAAATCCTTTCTTGTATTGTACATGCTCCTGTGTTGGTTTGGGTGATTGAATATCCCATAGGAGCCTGGTCAATAACCATTTTGGTTCTTCTGGGTCTCAATTTGCCTGGAGGCTGGAGCTGCCTCTGAAAGTCCCTTCCAGGCCAGTGGTTCTGTTTCCTGTATTTTAGAAGACTTAATTTGATGTGACTTGAATTACCAAAGAGctttttctttgggttttcttttaacCTTGGCTCGTACAttgcatgtattttatattttagaaagcaaTTTATGGAAAATTGGATATTGAAtcacattttcttattgtttctcTTGAGTAAGTAATCCTTATCAAAAAGATTTCAGCATGCAATAAAAACCACCCCAAGTTAGATGTTTCTTTGGGCTTAGATGGtgtgattctttgtatttctctctcCTACAAATTCTGTATATTAAATTAAAAGCTTCTATACTATGTAAAATTTCATTGTAAGTCATTAGTTACTTAGGGCCACTCTAGCCCCCAGTTCTTGCTTTTCACCTTGCTGTGCCTATAGGTTTTGCCATTGCCATGGGtaaaaagagggagggggaaggagcagttGCCATAGCCTTTTTGCTTTCTGCTTCCTACTGTTCTCCTGAACCCTTCTACCATCACTGCTTCTACAGCCACCCTCATTATTGGGTACCATGATGAAATCAGTAAAACGCGTTGACTTGTATTCCTCTGACATGTTAGTACTTGATGTATTCATTTGTCTGTCATTTGCACCCTCATTTGTATGAGTGGGGAAGAGGACCATGTTTTCCCTGGTTTTATGTTGTTTCTGTTAACAACAGTTTTTGGAGACTCCTAGTCTGTCTCAAGGGACAGGCGCTACTAGTAGGAGGGAGAGCAGGCCAGAATCTCTGAGGTCCTCAGAAGAAGTAACAGCAGATTACCAGCTTCCATTTTTTGAGGACCTACAATGAGACTACTAGTGCAGTTGATACTTTCCATATTTTGTGACTGTCCTTATATAACAAGCTTGAACAACAATGGGggtgtcatccccattttatagttaagGAAACTGTAACTCAGTGAGGATAGTTAAGTTGCCTATGCTCACACAGTTCAGTAAGCTTCAAAGCTGACATTGGAACCTAAACCCATCTAACTCCTTTACCATGCCATCTTCCCccccccaagatttatttatttatttatttgtcagagagagagagaggagagagagagagagtgcacaagcagggggagtggcaggcagagggagaagcaggctccccactgagcagggagcctgatgcgggacttgatcctaggaccctgggatcatgacctgagccgaaggcaaaggcagacacttaactgactgagccacccaggtatcccgtTCACCATGCCATCTTGCCTCAAAATAAAGGACAGGGAACTAAGGCTGAGAGGCTTGCCTAAGTTTTTTATGGACTTAGGAGGAGTCCATGTGCAGttaatctcctccagccccttgCATGCTTTTTGTCTGCCTTCACTTCATTTTGGTCCCTGCACTAACCTGAGTTTCTTGGGATTACTGAGAGAGGCTTGGAGTCAGGGGAGACTTTGGAGGTAGGAATTGAATCCCTGTTCCTAATGTCAGGGATATAGAGGGAAGGATGCTTTTAGCCCCTGCAAAGGGGAATTCTGAATACTcctccaaattttttttaattggggttttACAGTGCTCTTTTGTATAGGACTGCACTTGAGATACATCATGGGTGAAATAGGCTTTTCTAGACCAGCCTAGCATTGTCTCTATGGGAAAATATGTTCAGGGTTCTggttaatagatttttaaagtacACTTTTGGAACTTAATGGAAGTTAGAATCTGCTTGAACTCCAGATTTTCAATAGAACTTACCATCTGGAGGTGATACATGGCGGGGCTATTTTAGAATCACATCTACAAGagctctctgttttgtttgtatCCATTTGATCATGTGCTAATACAGAATAAGAATATTCTGATTTCactcctttaaaaaatgacaaatacttcaaatttttaattttttaatgatttttatttgattGGTAGTGTAGACATAAGgtataaaattgaaaagatgTTGGAAGATctataataaaatacaagtttTCCTACAATCCCTGATCCCCAGCCacccagtttctttctctgttgattgtgaattttatgttattagAGTGCTGAATTCCTTTATATAGTGTCAGATTGTTGTGTTGtacagttaagttacttggaatcACTTTGATCCTTTTaagccttgctttttttttttcttttttaaaatttttaaatccagtatagttaacatacagtgttatcttagttacaggtgtacaatatagtgattcagcaattctgtgcATTATCCATTGCTCATccagataagtgtactcttttttttgtttttttttttgttttttttttgtttttgagagtcactgttcaaaatttatttggtattttagttGGTATGACACTTAGTTGGTTGCGTTGTCTTTTTACATTATATGGCCATGTACACTATATTCTGACATACATGGTACACAAAGTAGGATCCTTTAGAACAGTTATGCACAATACATGCAATATTGAATTTATACATTGGATCCTAGGACATGACTGACTGGAAAAGACGGACTAGGCATGTTGGGTGTTGGGGGAAGGAACCCGAAGTGACAGAACACACAGTAAACACACATCCGGTGTGAAGAGCAGCCGCAGCTCTGGCCATGGTGCCTCTGAGACGGTGGGGCTAACTTGCGTTAACCCATTTAGGGCTACAAAGACAGATATCATCAGCATCAGGATACAGGGGCAGGGTTTGGTGAACCATTGCTATTTGGAACTTTAGGAAACTGACGTTTTTTTCTTAGGCCATTTTAATATTACTTGAGTAACAGATAATAAGGACAATATACACAACCTCCAACTAAAATCCTGCTGTAGTCTAGACAGTGAAGTGGTAcattagaaaactttaaaactgcAGCTCCTTTTGGATCCCCCAAAGTGTATCTGCACTCTTCTTCAAACGGGCCTCCTCCTCAGGAGTCAGAGTCACCTTCACAACATCTGAAATTCCATTCTGTCCCAAGACGCAAGGGACACTAAGGAAGACATCATCTTTAATTCCATAGAGACCCTTAATCATGGTGGAAATTGGATGCACCCGCCTAAGATTCTTCATTATACTTTCGGCCAGATCTGCCACAGACAGTCCAATGGCCCAGGAAGTGTAGCCTTTCAGTTTGATCACCTCATAGGCACTGTCAACCACCTGTTTGTGAACCTCTTTCCACTGTTCCTTATCTGCATCAGTGCCTAAGTCAGGGTGCAGATTCTTCAGAGAGACACCAGCAACGTTCACTCCACTCCATACAGGCACACTGGAGTCTCCATGCTCCCCAAGGACCCACCCGTGACAGCTTAATGAGTGAACTCCCAGTCTTTCCCCCATTAGGTAACGGAACCGGGCTGAATCCAGATTGCAACCACTTCCAATAACACGGTTTTTGGGAAAGCCACTTATCTTCCAAGCCACATAGGTCAAGATATCCACTGGATTGGAAACGACAAGCAACTTGCAGTTTGGGCTGTATTTTATGATATTAGGAATGATGAACTTAAAGATGTTCACGTTACGCTGGACCAAATTAAGACGGCTTTCTCCCTCTTGCTGACGTGCCCCAGCTGTGACAATAACCAGCTTGGAGTTTGCAGTCACATTATAATCTTTGCCAGAGACAATTTTTGGTGTTCTAAGGAAAAGGCTGCCGTGCTGGAGATCCATCATCTCTCCCTTCAGTTTGTCTTCTATGACATCAACAAGAGCAAGTTCATCTGCCAAGTCCTTCATTAAGATACTGATGGCACAAGCCATGCCAACAGCACCAACCCCAACAACTGTAATCTTATTCTGGGGGGTATGTTCTTCCTTAAGAAGATTCTGAATCAGCTGATCTTTGAGAGTTGCCATTTTGGACTTAGAACCAAAAGGAATTGGGAGTGCACGTTGGGCGGGCGGGCGTCAGCGGCGCGCGAGGCTGGATCCGGACTTGGCGGCAGCGGCTCCGACACTCGGAGCTGAGCGCGGGAGGGGCCTTAAATGGAACCGCGAGGCTGACGTCAGGGGGGAGCCGgcagataagtgtactcttaatttccttcacctatttcacccatcccccactcccatgtcccctctggtaaccatcagttctctgtagttaagagtcgggttttttttgtctccctttttttctatgttcatttgttttgtttcttaaattctacatatgagtgaagtcatatgggatttgtctttctctgactggcttttTTCGCTTAGCATTGCATTCtttagatctatccatgttgttgcaaatgacaagatttcattctttttaatg of the Halichoerus grypus chromosome 1, mHalGry1.hap1.1, whole genome shotgun sequence genome contains:
- the LOC118535911 gene encoding L-lactate dehydrogenase A chain-like isoform X2, which translates into the protein MATLKDQLIQNLLKEEHTPQNKITVVGVGAVGMACAISILMKDLADELALVDVIEDKLKGEMMDLQHGSLFLRTPKIVSGKDYNVTANSKLVIVTAGARQQEGESRLNLVQRNVNIFKFIIPNIIKYSPNCKLLVVSNPVDILTYVAWKISGFPKNRVIGSGCNLDSARFRYLMGERLGVHSLSCHGWVLGEHGDSSVPVWSGVNVAGVSLKNLHPDLGTDADKEQWKECRYTLGDPKGAAVLKFSNVPLHCLDYSRILVGGCVYCPYYLLLK
- the LOC118535911 gene encoding L-lactate dehydrogenase A chain-like isoform X1 translates to MATLKDQLIQNLLKEEHTPQNKITVVGVGAVGMACAISILMKDLADELALVDVIEDKLKGEMMDLQHGSLFLRTPKIVSGKDYNVTANSKLVIVTAGARQQEGESRLNLVQRNVNIFKFIIPNIIKYSPNCKLLVVSNPVDILTYVAWKISGFPKNRVIGSGCNLDSARFRYLMGERLGVHSLSCHGWVLGEHGDSSVPVWSGVNVAGVSLKNLHPDLGTDADKEQWKEVHKQVVDSAYEVIKLKGYTSWAIGLSVADLAESIMKNLRRVHPISTMIKGLYGIKDDVFLSVPCVLGQNGISDVVKVTLTPEEEARLKKSADTLWGIQKELQF